One Cyprinus carpio isolate SPL01 chromosome A16, ASM1834038v1, whole genome shotgun sequence genomic region harbors:
- the LOC109055143 gene encoding grainyhead-like protein 2 homolog, which yields MAQEENKRLVVVVPNEMTIPSRRAFTSEDEAWKSYLENPLTAATKAMMSINGDEDSVAALGILYDYYKVPKEKRLLPVPKPPEDHEKSRICQDGLESTENRIQVLKSLPVNLSLNTDVHSAENKQDLFGSVPIEEGVVATVKAEVYAQAFSNHHQQQGVQYQRMSYLQPLQDPASLSHDRYMKDKQCSTPDSTFEDSYAEETMKYRLPTTLGAEDFSQKHSGIDLFQYSIGASRSVREKAGEGPMIYLNKGQFYGITLSETGANKGLRHPISKVRSVVMVVFGQEKCRDEQLKHWKYWHSRQHTVKQRVLDIADYKESFSTIGNIEEIAYNAVSFTWDINEEAKVFITVNCLSTDFSSQKGVKGLPLMIQIDTYSYNNRSKRPIHRACSQIKVFCDKGAERKIRDEEKKQLRKKVKGQAAGNQGHDGKRGSFATLTQKRPDITLFKTLTDLESQPVLFIPDVHLNNLQRAGQVFSFGVEEMESDGVAMKRPFRSSEEDISPPAKYSREEKRVLLYVRRETDEVFDALMLRSPTLKSLLEAISGKYSVPVEKMTKVYKKSKKGILVNMDDNIIEHYCNEDTFILSIDNQMDYFRVTLTEI from the exons TAAGCGTCTGGTGGTTGTGGTCCCTAATGAGATGACTATTCCATCACGCCGTGCCTTCACAAGTGAAGATGAGGCATGGAAATCTTATTTGGAGAATCCACTGACTGCTGCCACCAAGGCCATGATGAGCATTAATGGAGATGAGGACAGTGTGGCTGCCCTGGGAATCCTTTATGATTACTATAAG GTTCCTAAAGAGAAGAGGCTGTTACCAGTACCCAAACCTCCAGAAGATCATGAAAAGAG TCGGATCTGTCAAGATGGCCTTGAGTCCACAGAGAATCGTATCCAGGTCCTGAAGTCACTTCCTGTCAACCTGTCATTGAATACTGATGTGCACagtgcagaaaacaaacaagacctgTTTGGTTCAGTGCCGATTGAGGAGGGTGTTGTGGCCACTGTGAAGGCTGAGGTTTATGCTCAGGCATTCTCCAACCATCACCAGCAGCAGGGGGTTCAGTATCAGCGCATGTCCTACCTTCAGCCTTTACAGGATCCAGCGAGCCTCAGCCACGACAGATACATGAAGGATAAACAGTGCAGTACACCAGATAGCACCTTTGAGGACTCCTACGCTGAGGAGACTATG AAGTACAGGTTGCCCACCACACTAGGGGCAGAAGATTTCTCCCAGAAGCATTCGGGGAT AGACTTGTTCCAGTACAGTATAGGAGCGAGCCGTTCGGTCCGCGAGAAGGCCGGCGAGGGGCCGATGATCTATTTGAACAAGGGCCAGTTCTACGGCATCACTCTCAGTGAGACCGGGGCCAACAAGGGCCTTCGCCATCCCATCAGTAAAGTGCGG AGTGTAGTGATGGTGGTGTTTGGACAGGAGAAATGTCGAGATGAGCAGTTAAAGCACTGGAAATACTGGCACTCCCGCCAGCACACGGTCAAACAGAGAGTCCTTGACATAG CTGACTACAAAGAGAGCTTCAGCACCATTGGCAACATCGAAGAAATCGCCTACAATGCTGTGTCCTTCACCTGGGACATCAATGAGGAGGCAAAG gtttTCATTACGGTGAACTGTCTGAGCACAGATTTCTCCTCACAAAAGGGAGTCAAAGGTCTTCCACTTATGATCCAGATTGACACCTACAGTTACAACAACAGGAGTAAGAGACCCATTCACAGAGCCTGCTCACAGATCAAGGTCTTCTGTGACAAG GGAGCTGAGCGAAAAATTCGTGATGAGGAGAAAAAGCAGCTTCGGaagaaggtcaaaggtcaggctGCTGGCAACCAGGGTCATGATG GTAAGAGAGGAAGTTTTGCCACTTTAACTCAAAAGAGGCCAGATAttacactcttcaaaactttgaCAGACCTGGAGTCCCAGCCTGTCCTCTTCATCCCCGATGTCCACTTGAACAACCTCCAGAGAGCCGGTCAg GTGTTCAGTTTTGGCGTTGAAGAAATGGAGAGTGATGG GGTGGCCATGAAAAGACCATTCCGGTCATCAGAGGAGGATATTTCTCCACCCGCCAAATACagcagagaggaaaagagag TCCTGCTGTATGTAAGGAGAGAAACTGATGAGGTTTTTGATGCACTGATGCTAAGGTCTCCAACACTGAAAAGTTTGCTTGAGG caatatcaggCAAATATTCTGTTCCTGTGGAGAAGATGACTAAAGTCTACAAGAAAAGCAAGAAAGG GATCCTGGTCAACATGGACGACAACATCATTGAGCACTACTGCAACGAGGACACATTCATCCTTTCCATTGACAATCAGATGGACTATTTCCGGGTCACTCTCactgaaatttaa
- the LOC109111387 gene encoding 26S proteasome non-ATPase regulatory subunit 4-like: MVLESTMVCVDNSEYMRNGDFLPTRLQAQQDAVNIICHSKTRSNPENNVGLITLANNCEVLTTLTPDTGRILSKLHAVQPIGVISFCTGIRVAHLALKHRQGKNHKMRIIAFVGSPVEDQEKDLVKMAKRLKKEKVSVDIINFGEEEVNTDKLTVFVNTLNGKEGVGSHLVTVPPGPSLADALLSSPIMAGEGGTIMGLGASDFEFGVDPSADPELALALRVSMEEQRQRQEEEARRAAVVSAAEAGVSSPTVDESENALLKMSTAPALPDFTRMTEDEQIAYALQMSMQGGEFGGSEAMDVDTGAAADSEAPKEDEEDYDVMQDPEFLQSVLENLPGVDPNNEAIRNAMGSLASQNRTKPPEGKKDDEKK; encoded by the exons ATGGTGCTTGAAAGTACTATGGTCTG TGTGGACAACAGTGAGTACATGCGCAATGGAGACTTCTTACCGACCAGACTTCAGGCCCAGCAGGACGCTGTCAACATCATCTGTCACTCAAAGACTCGAAGTAACCCAGAAAACAATGTGGGGCTCATCACTCTGGCCAA TAACTGTGAGGTCCTGACCACGCTGACCCCTGACACGGGCAGGATCCTGTCCAAGCTTCATGCTGTCCAGCCCATCGGAGTCATCAGCTTCTGTACTGGCATCAGAGTAGCACAT CTGGCACTGAAACACAGACAGGGAAAGAACCATAAGATGAGGATCATTGCCTTTGTGGGAAGCCCTGTGGAGGACCAGGAGAAAGAT CTGGTGAAGATGGCAAAACGTTTGAAGAAGGAAAAAGTCAGTGTTGACATCATTAACTTTGGAGAAGAG GAGGTCAACACGGATAAGCTGACCGTGTTTGTGAACACCCTAAATGGAAAAGAGGGCGTAGGCTCTCACCTGGTAACGGTGCCTCCTGGCCCGAGCCTGGCAGATGCTCTTCTGTCCTCTCCTATCATGGCTGGGGAGGGTGGCACCATTATGGGCCTGGGTGCCAGTGACTTTGAGTTCGGAGTTGATCCCAGCGCAGACCCTGAGCTCGCTCTG GCTCTGCGTGTGTCGATGGAGGAGCAGCGACAGAGGCAGGAGGAGGAAGCTCGCCGGGCAGCAGTGGTTTCAGCTGCAGAGGCTGGAGTCTCATCACCCACTGTAGATG AGTCTGAAAACGCCCTGCTGAAGATGTCGACAGCTCCTGCACTGCCTGATTTCACCCGCATGACGGAGGATGAACAGATTGCATACGCCCTACAGATGTCCATGCAAGGAGGAG AGTTTGGTGGTTCAGAGGCCATGGATGTGGACACTGGTGCAGCAGCAGACAGTGAAGCTCCTAAG gaggatgaggaggattaTGATGTGATGCAGGATCCAGAGTTTTTGCAGAGTGTGCTGGAGAACCTTCCAGGTGTCGACCCCAACAATGAAGCCATCCGTAATGCCATGGGCTCTCTGGCGTCccagaacagaacaaaaccacCTGAAGGCAAGAAAGACGATGAGAAGAAATAG
- the LOC109111377 gene encoding phosphatidylinositol 4-phosphate 5-kinase type-1 alpha-like isoform X1: MASAGPPDTGLSAPPDLRTPFWRLLASRRGSSGVRKMTMTEGPGSSQSMKKTIGHRGVDPTGETTYKKTTSSALKGAIQLGITHTVGSLSQKAERDVLMQDFYVVESIFFPSEGSNLTPAHHHGDFRFKTYAPIAFRYFRELFGIRPDDYLYSLCNDPLIELSNPGASGSIFYVTSDDEFIIKTVQHKEAEFLQKLLPGYFMNLNQNKRTLLPKFYGLYCVQAGGKNIRIVAMNNLLPRSVPMHLKYDLKGSTCKRRASPKEREKSVPTYKDLDFIQDMPEGIQLEPDNYNALSKTIQRDCLLLQSFKIMDYSLLVGIHNSNQASRERAGAVEAGGSEGAVTPDHRRPQAQKALYSTAMEAIQGEAKGKGTLETEDQWGGIPARNCKGERILVYIGIIDILQSYRFIKKIEHSWKALVHDGDTVSVHRPGFYAERFQRFMCSTVFKKTLKSSPSKKSRSGCSSFVRRLPMGSSASAPGGQTVADARLLYRTHPNQTDPEGESGVQLGRPDLLPQTDPLAGSSSEFPATNLPNSSPGSTGMTSSSPPQRSVGVEVHKSAVIEPDSSGPQSTGAECLDEQLSNEDAISLKDIIPETDICF; this comes from the exons GGTCCAGCGGAGTTCGAAAGATGACCATGACGGAG GGGCCGGGATCATCTCAGAGTATGAAGAAGACTATTGGTCACCGAGGAGTTGACCCCACAGGAGAAACAACTTACAAAAAG ACGACCTCCTCTGCCCTCAAAGGTGCCATCCAGCTGGGCATCACACACACGGTGGGCAGCCTGAGTCAGAAAGCAGAGAGAGACGTCCTCATGCAAGACTTCTATGTAGTAGAGAGCATCTTTTTCCCAAG TGAAGGAAGTAATTTGACTCCAGCACATCACCACGGTGACTTCAGGTTTAAGACCTACGCCCCCATCGCCTTCCGTTATTTCAGAGAACTCTTTGGCATTCGACCTGACGATTATCTG TACTCTCTGTGCAATGATCCTTTGATCGAATTGTCCAACCCTGGAGCGAGTGGATCGATATTTTATGTCACAAGCGATGATGAGTTCATTATTAAAACAGTGCAGCACAAAGAGGCAGAGTTCCTGCAGAAACTACTGCCTGGGTACTTCATG AATCTGAATCAGAACAAGAGAACGCTGCTCCCGAAGTTTTACGGCTTGTATTGCGTGCAGGCGGGTGGAAAGAACATCCGTATCGTTGCAATGAATAACCTGTTGCCCCGTAGTGTGCCTATGCACCTCAAATATGACCTGAAGGGCTCCACGTGCAAGCGCCGTGCCTCccccaaagagagagagaagagcgtCCCCACTTACAAAGATCTGGATTTTATCCAGGATATGCCCGAGGGCATCCAGCTAGAACCAGACAACTACAACGCCCTCTCCAAAACCATCCAGCGGGACTGTCTG CTGCTGCAAAGCTTTAAGATTATGGACTACAGTCTTTTGGTGGGAATCCATAACTCCAATCAGGCATCTCGTGAGCGAGCAGGGGCAGTAGAGGCGGGGGGGTCCGAGGGGGCCGTGACGCCAGACCACAGGAGGCCGCAGGCTCAGAAGGCTCTCTACAGCACTGCTATGGAGGCCATACAGGGAGAGGCCAAAGGGAAAGGAACCCTGGAAACAGAGGACCA ATGGGGAGGAATCCCTGCACGCAACTGTAAAGGAGAGAGAATACTGGTTTATATTGGTATCATCGACATATTACAGTCATACAG atttattaaaaaaatagagcattCCTGGAAGGCCTTGGTTCACGATGGG GACACTGTCTCTGTGCATCGCCCCGGATTCTACGCGGAGCGATTCCAGCGTTTCATGTGCAGCACAGTTTTTAAGAAAACAC TAAAATCATCCCCCTCAAAGAAGAGCCGAAGTGGCTGTTCGAGTTTTGTGAGACGGCTTCCAATGGGAAGCTCTGCTTCTGCTCCCGGTGGACAGACAGTTGCTGACGCCAGACTCCTGTACCGTACTCACCCTAACCAGACTGACCCAGAAGGAGAGAGTG GCGTGCAGTTGGGCAGACCGGACCTGCTCCCACAAACCGATCCTTTGGCTGGAAGCTCCAGTGAGTTCCCGGCAACAAATCTGCCCAACTCCTCTCCTGGCAGCACAGGAATGACATCATCTTCACCTCCTCAAAG GTCAGTAGGGGTGGAGGTGCACAAATCTGCAGTCATTGAGCCTGACAGCAGCGGGCCTCAGAG TACCGGAGCCGAATGCTTAGATGAACAGTTAAGCAACGAAGATGCCATTTCACTCAAAGACATCATCCCAGAAACTGACATTTGCTTT taa
- the LOC109111388 gene encoding vesicle-associated membrane protein 2-like isoform X2 — MSAADDANPAGAPGGAGPPAPPPNTTSNRRLQQTQAQVEEVVDIMRVNVDKVLERDQKLSELDDRADALQAGASQFESCAAKLKNKYWWKNCKMMIIMGVIGVIFIGIIFLYFFS, encoded by the exons AT GTCTGCTGCAGATGATGCCAACCCAGCAGGTGCTCCTGGAGGAGCCGGTCCTCCTGCTCCCCCTCCAAACACCACCAGCAACCGCCGACTGCAGCAGACACAAGCACAAGTGGaggag GTGGTGGATATCATGCGTGTGAATGTGGATAAGGTTCTGGAGAGAGACCAGAAGCTCTCTGAGCTGGACGACAGGGCCGATGCTCTGCAGGCCGGGGCGTCACAGTTCGAAAGCTGTGCCGCCAAACTGAAGAACAAATACTGGTGGAAGAATTGCAAG ATGATGATTATTATGGGTGTCATTGGAGTCATCTTCATTGGCATCATTTTCT TGTATTTCTTCTCTTGA
- the LOC109111377 gene encoding phosphatidylinositol 4-phosphate 5-kinase type-1 alpha-like isoform X2: MASAGPPDTGLSAPPGSSGVRKMTMTEGPGSSQSMKKTIGHRGVDPTGETTYKKTTSSALKGAIQLGITHTVGSLSQKAERDVLMQDFYVVESIFFPSEGSNLTPAHHHGDFRFKTYAPIAFRYFRELFGIRPDDYLYSLCNDPLIELSNPGASGSIFYVTSDDEFIIKTVQHKEAEFLQKLLPGYFMNLNQNKRTLLPKFYGLYCVQAGGKNIRIVAMNNLLPRSVPMHLKYDLKGSTCKRRASPKEREKSVPTYKDLDFIQDMPEGIQLEPDNYNALSKTIQRDCLLLQSFKIMDYSLLVGIHNSNQASRERAGAVEAGGSEGAVTPDHRRPQAQKALYSTAMEAIQGEAKGKGTLETEDQWGGIPARNCKGERILVYIGIIDILQSYRFIKKIEHSWKALVHDGDTVSVHRPGFYAERFQRFMCSTVFKKTLKSSPSKKSRSGCSSFVRRLPMGSSASAPGGQTVADARLLYRTHPNQTDPEGESGVQLGRPDLLPQTDPLAGSSSEFPATNLPNSSPGSTGMTSSSPPQRSVGVEVHKSAVIEPDSSGPQSTGAECLDEQLSNEDAISLKDIIPETDICF; encoded by the exons GGTCCAGCGGAGTTCGAAAGATGACCATGACGGAG GGGCCGGGATCATCTCAGAGTATGAAGAAGACTATTGGTCACCGAGGAGTTGACCCCACAGGAGAAACAACTTACAAAAAG ACGACCTCCTCTGCCCTCAAAGGTGCCATCCAGCTGGGCATCACACACACGGTGGGCAGCCTGAGTCAGAAAGCAGAGAGAGACGTCCTCATGCAAGACTTCTATGTAGTAGAGAGCATCTTTTTCCCAAG TGAAGGAAGTAATTTGACTCCAGCACATCACCACGGTGACTTCAGGTTTAAGACCTACGCCCCCATCGCCTTCCGTTATTTCAGAGAACTCTTTGGCATTCGACCTGACGATTATCTG TACTCTCTGTGCAATGATCCTTTGATCGAATTGTCCAACCCTGGAGCGAGTGGATCGATATTTTATGTCACAAGCGATGATGAGTTCATTATTAAAACAGTGCAGCACAAAGAGGCAGAGTTCCTGCAGAAACTACTGCCTGGGTACTTCATG AATCTGAATCAGAACAAGAGAACGCTGCTCCCGAAGTTTTACGGCTTGTATTGCGTGCAGGCGGGTGGAAAGAACATCCGTATCGTTGCAATGAATAACCTGTTGCCCCGTAGTGTGCCTATGCACCTCAAATATGACCTGAAGGGCTCCACGTGCAAGCGCCGTGCCTCccccaaagagagagagaagagcgtCCCCACTTACAAAGATCTGGATTTTATCCAGGATATGCCCGAGGGCATCCAGCTAGAACCAGACAACTACAACGCCCTCTCCAAAACCATCCAGCGGGACTGTCTG CTGCTGCAAAGCTTTAAGATTATGGACTACAGTCTTTTGGTGGGAATCCATAACTCCAATCAGGCATCTCGTGAGCGAGCAGGGGCAGTAGAGGCGGGGGGGTCCGAGGGGGCCGTGACGCCAGACCACAGGAGGCCGCAGGCTCAGAAGGCTCTCTACAGCACTGCTATGGAGGCCATACAGGGAGAGGCCAAAGGGAAAGGAACCCTGGAAACAGAGGACCA ATGGGGAGGAATCCCTGCACGCAACTGTAAAGGAGAGAGAATACTGGTTTATATTGGTATCATCGACATATTACAGTCATACAG atttattaaaaaaatagagcattCCTGGAAGGCCTTGGTTCACGATGGG GACACTGTCTCTGTGCATCGCCCCGGATTCTACGCGGAGCGATTCCAGCGTTTCATGTGCAGCACAGTTTTTAAGAAAACAC TAAAATCATCCCCCTCAAAGAAGAGCCGAAGTGGCTGTTCGAGTTTTGTGAGACGGCTTCCAATGGGAAGCTCTGCTTCTGCTCCCGGTGGACAGACAGTTGCTGACGCCAGACTCCTGTACCGTACTCACCCTAACCAGACTGACCCAGAAGGAGAGAGTG GCGTGCAGTTGGGCAGACCGGACCTGCTCCCACAAACCGATCCTTTGGCTGGAAGCTCCAGTGAGTTCCCGGCAACAAATCTGCCCAACTCCTCTCCTGGCAGCACAGGAATGACATCATCTTCACCTCCTCAAAG GTCAGTAGGGGTGGAGGTGCACAAATCTGCAGTCATTGAGCCTGACAGCAGCGGGCCTCAGAG TACCGGAGCCGAATGCTTAGATGAACAGTTAAGCAACGAAGATGCCATTTCACTCAAAGACATCATCCCAGAAACTGACATTTGCTTT taa
- the LOC109111388 gene encoding vesicle-associated membrane protein 2-like isoform X1, translating into MFRSAADDANPAGAPGGAGPPAPPPNTTSNRRLQQTQAQVEEVVDIMRVNVDKVLERDQKLSELDDRADALQAGASQFESCAAKLKNKYWWKNCKMMIIMGVIGVIFIGIIFLYFFS; encoded by the exons ATGTTCAGGTCTGCTGCAGATGATGCCAACCCAGCAGGTGCTCCTGGAGGAGCCGGTCCTCCTGCTCCCCCTCCAAACACCACCAGCAACCGCCGACTGCAGCAGACACAAGCACAAGTGGaggag GTGGTGGATATCATGCGTGTGAATGTGGATAAGGTTCTGGAGAGAGACCAGAAGCTCTCTGAGCTGGACGACAGGGCCGATGCTCTGCAGGCCGGGGCGTCACAGTTCGAAAGCTGTGCCGCCAAACTGAAGAACAAATACTGGTGGAAGAATTGCAAG ATGATGATTATTATGGGTGTCATTGGAGTCATCTTCATTGGCATCATTTTCT TGTATTTCTTCTCTTGA
- the LOC109055141 gene encoding tapasin-related protein-like, with amino-acid sequence MFKILVFLWMVYGLEGADVVLSCSLIEEGGGMGGMMGGAMFKRTASTLVFKDLVGNDDLSPELVTPYNPPETPNADDLIFELTLPSIQIPNADLLLHADCNEQEVVCEISRYVPRGAEVDSLPAHFIGSVQLEGGGISLTLVLQTLHNETTQSDTQPLMQSKLNLPLSQSGTLLTEVVFVVFSRVPSIVAPIGSDVLLDCGFRQKNSIPGQDVALEWRIQHRGNGRKILDIKARETETDVGQDLFVDREGTSAEADLLVRDGNASLTLRRLKVTDEGTYICTVGSGEFQTQQIVQLHITQPPHITLSEEKLVFQDSTPQKLSCHCHRYYPLDVQVEWFSQAPSEEEPVSLSKESSLSSHRQHSDGTYSLSSHLHLRPDKNPPGTVITCRVSHPALETLSDATLTVGKPDPNTVFWTVILMLAISVVFLYKAFSGAGAEN; translated from the exons ATGTTTAAAATCCTCGTCTTCCTTTGGATGGTTTATG GGCTGGAGGGAGCAGATGTGGTCCTGTCCTGCTCTCTGATCGAGGAAGGGGGCGGGATGGGAGGAATGATGGGCGGGGCGATGTTCAAGCGCACCGCCTCCACTCTGGTCTTCAAGGATCTTGTTGGGAATGACGATCTGTCACCAGAGCTCGTGACCCCATATAACCCCCCTGAGACCCCTAACGCTGACGATCTGATCTTTGAGTTAACAT TACCATCCATTCAGATTCCTAATGCAGACTTGCTTCTTCACGCTGATTGCAATGAACAGGAGGTGGTTTGTGAGATCAGCCGTTATGTTCCTCGCGGTGCTGAGGTGGATTCGTTACCCGCTCATTTCATCGGCTCAGTTCAGCTGGAAGGAGGTGGCATCAGCCTCACTCTGGTGCTACAGACCCTTCACAATGAGACGACACAATCTGACACGCAACCGCTAATGCAGAGCAAACTGAACCTgcctctcagccaatcaggaaCACTGCTGACAGAGG ttgtgtttgtggtgttttcgCGTGTTCCATCCATCGTGGCTCCAATAGGGAGTGATGTGCTGTTAGACTGTGGCTTCAGACAAAAGAACTCCATCCCCGGGCAGGACGTGGCACTTGAGTGGCGCATACAACACAGGGGAAATGGACGTAAAATTCTTGATATTAAAGCGAGGGAAACAGAGACAGACGTGGGACAAGATT TGTTTGTGGACCGGGAAGGCACAAGCGCTGAGGCAGATCTTCTGGTGAGGGACGGTAATGCGTCTCTGACTCTGAGGAGGTTAAAGGTCACAGATGAGGGCACATACATCTGTACGGTCGGCTCTGGGGAGTTTCAGACTCAACAGATCGTGCAGCTGCACATCACAC AACCTCCTCATATCACACTATCTGAGGAGAAACTGGTATTTCAGGATTCAACACCTCAGAAACTGAGCTGCCATTGTCATCGCTACTATCCTCTGGATGTGCAG GTGGAGTGGTTTTCCCAGGCGCCCTCTGAAGAAGAGCCTGTCTCTTTGTCAAAAGaatcctccctctccagtcatCGGCAGCACAGTGATGGAACGTATTCCCTCTCCTCTCACCTCCACCTACGGCCCGACAAAAACCCACCCGGGACGGTTATCACCTGTAGGGTCTCTCATCCAGCACTAGAAACTCTGAGTGATGCCACTCTGACTGTGGGCAAACCTGACCcaa aCACAGTCTTCTGGACAGTAATCTTAATGTTGGCGATATCAGTGGTGTTTTTGTATAAAGCATTCAgtggtgcaggtgcag AGAACTGA